The nucleotide sequence TTATCGCACTGTAAACTaagttgttactgtacaaagcacagtaaactattctataaaaatataattgcactactgttattttgcatagaattcattttaacaatacttttgcacactcatccaactgtatttattaccactgttctcacgttgctgctgttcataatgtacatacaatcctacactgcattcctatttatattctgtatatactctgctaaatactgtatatagcaaccccactgtacattctgtaaatcatagcttcacttactctgcacttttatctatataaaacactatattcttgcacttctggttagatgctaactgcatttcattagctctgtacttgtactctgcataatgacaataaagttgaatctaatctaatctaatctagatAGACGTAAgttctagcaaaaaaaaaaaaagtagtttgtgAAACACACATTAACGTCTATGGAATCAGCGATAATGAACCTTTCaactatattttaatgtgttttattaatataatgtagGTAACAATAAAGTTCTATTTTACAATAAAAGAAAATTCTATTCTTCTcacagttcaccagccacttacatGTTAACACTCAGTTTGGATGTCGTTGTTTTCAGTTTGCACCGTTTTTCTGAGTTTGTCGTCATGGTTGTTAATTGATTTGTCATTTGTCTCAGCTGTGttcagttcattttcaccagTACTTAAGTTCTCTCAGTTTCTATTCAGTGGGTCTGACCACGTTAATGCTTTTTTGATGTTACCTGTGTCTTCTATGGACTGAAtgctataataaaaatacaactgtttctTCATCATCATTATCTTCGTTTTTGTGATTACTACAAACCGTGACACTTATTTTCATGTCTTTCACAAAGTAATATGGAGGAACACATCGCCCGTTATAGAACAACTAATATGATtgtaataaagtttgttttagaAGGAAAGGAAGAAGTTGGAGCTGGAGTGACTCAGGCTCGTGGATATTTATTCAGTTCGTCAAAACTATAAGCAAAGGTGTGATCACACGCATTAAATAACATAAACTCAAAGCACGTTTGGTTGTACTCTCGTCCAGACACCATCCATTCGGCCACAAGCCCTCAGTCAGTCTCTCTCTGCCACTTCTGAGTCACAGTGACCATTTTAAGGGTCTCCCCATGCCAATCGCTGTAATTAGAAGCTTCTGAATGTCATTCTGCGCTTGACCAACTTACTCACCGCTCGTATCAGACCGCTCCCTCCCACTGCAAACCCCACTAAACCACTCCCCACTCGCCACGAtgatcattaaataaataaccaaatacatttacttgcacatatttgaGAATTGGAATATCAGACGTTTCGTAATATAGTTAAcatgtttgtgaatattttgaataaaaaagggaaaactaaataaatgcgatACATTACGCATACAGAGCTACACATTCTACAATACACATTCTAAAATAACAGTTGTGTTAAACTCACACTGGAAgctcagctagaatattttaaacttatgTGTGAAAGGgttaatattagaatattattaaaaaagacTATTTGGTTTCTAAGCAAAAAAtgttataccttttttttttccatcttccCATCTGCAGGTTTTTGGGTGCTGCTGCAGATGAAGCCTGTCAGTTTGTGAGTGGAATTGTGGGTgaaaacccgttactcctgagagagctgaatctgagtgaacatgaactaggagacacacgagttaatcagatctctgctctactgcgGGATAGACATTGTAAATTCAACACACTGACGTGAGTATTGTGCATTgttttacactttacaataacagtATACGTATCTTGAAAACAGAATAACAGTTTGTTACATTTTGATAATtatcattgaatttttttttaaacttttatttgtatagaaAGCCATTAGGACTCAGACACTGCGTACAGCTACAAACATTAAATCTTGTTTTTTGAAAACATCAACCATAAAAATGAATGAACGTGACAGAGGTTAAGCAGCTAAATATAGTGAATCCCAGTTAAagtgcaaacaaacacaaatgcttATTTCATTTAAACTTGTTATATGTTTGCTGTATATGTATTACTTTAACTTTGTCACGGCCGGGATACAAGGAAACACAGTGAGagaaccaagtgcaggtatgtcGTTTATTTAGGGTAAATCCAAAAGAggaacagtccaggcaggggtcaaaaccaaaacatcaatccaaaaCATAAACAGACTAGGACACAAGACAAGTGCACGACTAGAGACGGACGTGAataaacaaggactctgtgacacatactaagacagaccgggttaaatacacaaggagaggcaaacgctaatgggaaactgacagagtgtgatgATTAGTAattagtgacagctgggtgcaataattaagcaggGACGTGAGGAAAGTgattaatgaagtgacagacaccgtgggaaaagaggacatctagtggacacccagggaacacaacccagacactgtgacaataccccccctctacggagcggctcccagacgctccacgacaagAAACAACatagagaccaggagggaggcggacaggtggaggctcagggggagggacggagggccagaaaaaaaaaaaaaatcatggggaACCGATACTAGAAGTGTAGACACAAAACagagagaccaggagggaggaggaccggaggaggtccagggggagggacggagggccaggctcactgaggggaacagacagaaaacataacagaaaacaagaaacacaaaacacaagtCGAAAAAGGACATCACGTGGCGCCCACtagggcggaacagaagaccaccacaaccgtgtggtcagggcggacgCTCCCCAGggaggagcagaagaccaccacaaccatgtggtcgagacggatgccccccagggcagagcagaagaccaccacatccttgtggtcgaggccgaaggcccccagggcggagcagaagaccaccacaaccgtgtggtcggacCAACGGGAGGATGAAACTCTGGCAATCCCATGGTGTacatactggactccagaagattgGTGCTGACCCgacactgctcatgaagattcttggtgacttgcatttgtacatgaagatcattggtgacttgtatttgtacatgaagatcattggtgacttgtatttgctcatgaagatcaatggtgatttgcctttgttcatgaacatcagtggtgacttgcctttgttcatgaagatcaccggtgacttgactcagtccttgaagatcaccagtgacttgactctggaaggtcagcggtgactagccctgaccctggaaggtcagcggtgactagccctgaccctggaaggtcagcggtgactagccctgaccctggaaggtcagcggtgactagccctgaccctggaaggtcatcggtgactagccctgaccctggaaggtcatcggtgactagccctgaccctggaaggtcatcggtggctagccctgactctggaaggtcatcggtgactagccctgactctggaaggtccacgaacacctgacttgactctggggggtcaacaggaacctgactcgactctggggggtcaacaggaacctgactcgactctggggggtcaacaggaacctgactcgactctggggggtcaacaggaacctgactcgactctggggagttcactggaacctgactcgactctggggagttcactggaacctgactcgactctggagggtcaactggaacctgactcgactctggagagtccactggaacctgacttgactctggagagtccactggaacctgactcgactccagagggtcagctgtgactgtcatcctgtgcagcggcgttgggcaagcagccatcttgggccatgactctggacaggtggccatctggtgctgtggcactgggctggcagccatcttgtgctgtggcgctggattgacggccatcttgggccatgactcggGACGGGCGGCCATCTTGGACCGTGGTTCTGGACTGGTGGccaacttgggcattggcgctgggtgagtggccatcttgcactgtggcactgggctggcagccatcttgtgctgtggcgctggattggcggccatcttgggccatgactctggacgagcggccatcttgggccttGACTCTGGAcgagcggccatcttgggccttGGCGCCGGTGTCATGAGAAATCGAGTCCGCCCGAGAAATCGAGTCCGCTTAGGACCCCGAGTGATCCCATTGGCTCAACGAACAATTAATGGGTATTATTTTTTAGCGCCTGATTACAATTCCTGCTAAATAGCGTTTTTATTTTTGTCGTTTGAACTTTGCTATAATGACCATTTATGTACTTTAAATTACATGTTTCATATGCTAGTATATAGCCGACGCGCTTTAGGTTGTGAAATCAAAcatttctcgttttttttttttttttgttactcgcGTATCAGCATAGCATACAGCTActcgatgtgtgtgtgtaaatttataTTGTTAATCTAAATGATATAAAATCGCAATTGTTTGTGCAGAACCgtgttattgttgtattatatacatatatattattattttatgtaaaatgaatgttatattaattttacatgaagtATGTCAGTATGCCTATTATATTTATACCATTAAGTATAGTAAGTGAATAATGGTTGTTTGTGCACTGAAAGTAACTAAAAATACAGCTAGATAGTTTATATAGATAGCAATAATtgctatataattataatttgcaattataatataatgattctactgttttttttttttttacatataaatgttcaagGAATATGCACACTATCTAtgtaagacatttatacatttttcaaaatgcataacattttcaaagaatCTTTACAGAAAGACATACTATTGTGTCTATGTTGTCAAAAACACCctcactgttttaatagttggtgttaaatgcattagtcgtcatacatacagcaagcaagccaaaggcaacaggggttaattaagaaaaaactgtaagatgtcgatactggagtaaaaaaaacctttggagaaaccagactaaccaaaaacactggggaccagttctcctctgtatattcagtctgaacatttggtacaatatcattggtagttaacagtgttactgcattgattcagctgtaaGGTTAGAGGTTAAACGTGCCATGTACAGGCagcaacattgttttctctgtggcccAGGTGAGGCATGCAGTGGGAGTGAAGAGTGCTAAGGTGCAGTCATCCATTCATAAATTCTTGCTGTTTTGCTGAAACTGGAAACAGTTCATCCTATGTGAAGTCCATTGTGGAAGATTGGGGAATCCTCAGTCTCAACGTAACTCAAAAGTGTCTGGGACAGAGCTTCTgtggtaaagaaaaatataaaaattgtttaggaactgtaatataataataataaaaaaaatcctctctgcctttgtaatatacagtatgctggaagactttcttgacatcatacagaacgggttcagaatacaacagaagcaggaaacaTCAAAAATCACTGTTAACCGTATAGAGCATCTGTTTACAATTCTTGCAAAAATCAAGTTAtgatttatgtgtatgttgttataaaaacaatcaaacagacataaatgtaatctgttaaactcagtctattttgcattcaaacattgctttaaataaagagacaggtgatttatttgagcagagcTTGTTTTCTGCCTCCACTATTTGGaaagtctaatatatatatatatatcctattttctatgaaacaaactgctgcaatgaaaatctccttttgatttattgtgccttaatttactattaatttcattcataattattcactTACTGAACGGTATTATGAaagtatatgtgtttgtttatgttaaataaaagataaacatgagAAAAGAGTCGTATCTTCACTTAAAATCATAGAAATGCATCTTGAACAATCGGGTCCCACCTAGCGAGGACCCCTAAGATGGCGGCCGTCGCGATGCCTGTGCGCAGGATGCAACGGAGGCACTTGTCCCGAACGAAGGACACGAGACAGTTACTAATGTACACTAAAAATCTTTGTCAGATTTGAGATCGTATTAACTACCAGCAAAATACGTTCATATGTGGAAAAAATAGCAGATGGAGTCGATAAAACGCCTGAACAATGAATACAGACCTCATCGTCAAAGATCGCGAGAAAAAGGCTTGAACAATCGGGTCCCACCTAGCGAGGACCCGTAagatgattaattattattatcactactaACGTTACtactattatttgtgtgtgtattggcagTGTCATATTACTGCACAAGGACAGTGGATAATATTGGTAGTTAATAAGAAAATCTGCTCAAATCATTAATCGCCCCTCCCCTCCACACCCAAATGCATGCGTGTGCAGGACGGGTTTAAGCACACCTCTAGTTCTGTCATACTCGTGCACAAATCACACGAAGATTTTTATTGTGAATTACTACCTGTCTTGTGTCCTTCATGACAAGTGCATCCGTTGCGACTTGCGCACAGGCATCGCGATGGCCGCCATCTTAGGGGTCCTCGCTAGGTGGGACCCGATTGTTCAAGATGCATTTTAAGGGAAGATACGACTCTTTTctcatgtttatcttttatttaacataaacaaacgtatatacttttataatagcgttcagtaagtgaataattatgaatgaaattaatagtaaattaaggCACAATAAATCATAAGGAGATTGCAGcagttgttttgtttaatataaaatagtatatatatatttattagtattttcgtATTAGACTTTCCAAATAGTGGAGGCAGAAAACAAgctctgctcaaataaatcacctgtctctttatttaaagcaatgtttgaatgcaaaatagactgagtttaacagattacatttatgtctgtttgattgtttttataacaacatacacataaatcaTAACTTGATTTTTGCAAGAATTGTAAACCGATGCTCTATACGGTTAACAGTGATTTTTGAtgtttcctgcttctgttgtattctgaacccgttctgtatgatgtcaagaaagtcttccagcatactgtatattacaaaggcagagaggatttttttttttttttattatattacagttcctaaacaatttttatatttttctttaccacAGAAGCTCTGTCCCAGACGCTCTCGGGTTACGTTGAGACTGAGGATTCCCCAATCTTCCACAATGGACTTCACATAGGATGAACTGTTTCCAGTTTCAGCAAAACAGCAAGAATTTATGAATGGATGACTGCACCTTAGCACTCTTCACTCCCACTGCATGCCTCACCTgggccacagagaaaacaatgttgctGCCTGTACATGGCACGTTTAACCTCTAACCttacagctgaatcaatgcagtaacgctgttaactaccaatgatattgtaccaaatgttcagactgaatatacagaggagaactggtccccagtgtttttggttagtctggtttctccaaaggttttttttactccagtatcgacatcttacagttttttcttaattaacccctgttgcctttggcttgcttgctgtatgtatgacgactaatgcatttaacaccaactattaaaacagtgagGGTGTTTTTGACCACATAGACACAATAGTATGTCTTTCTgtaaaaatcatttgaaaatgttatgcattttgaaaaatgtataaatgtcttacattgatagtgtgcatattgcttgaacatttaaatgtaaaaaaattgtgtggaattatattataattgcaagttataattaacaattataaacTAGCTGCATTTTTAGTTACTTTCAGTGCACAAACAGCCATTATTGCCTTACTATTACTGATTTGTAATAGTACAAGTAACTGTTGTACTATTTTATGTACTGTGTTATATGAGTTAAAgtcaattacaattgtaatttcgTCATCATAATGTGATAAttgctgtatgattttctttgaaaacaatagcttcttaaataatatacaatCAGCAATTGCAATACATGAACTGCTTGTAAGCAAAACCATATATAACAACATAAGTATACTTAttacaatattgaaaataatgtaaaaaattacatgaattaggtagtaagtcaaaataaataaaaatcaaagtgtgtgtgtgtgtgtgtatctatctatctatctatctatctatctatctatctatctatatatatatatatatatatatatatatatatatatatatatatatatatatatataggttcgttttattaataattatctttCAACTATCCCACAATCTTCTGAATATGTGGGCTAAACGTGTTTTAGTCATCACaactgaatttttattattattattttagaactggaaaatatattcaaaagctGTGCTGAGGCGTTCTAGTAACcgaatattaaaactaattacaatgcattatttatgagatgctgctagttttatgacatttaaaaaaacattttgatcaattacattctgtatgttgcttttattaaattatttttgcttGAAACAACAAGCTACCGCAGCTCCGATTAGCCATGCAACAAGTTATCGCGATAACAACTTTTGATCAGGCATTTAAAACAGCTACCGCCTTGGTCCTAAGCGGACTCGATTTCGCGGGGGGACTGGATTTCTCACCACACCGGGTtagcggccattttgtgctgtagtgctgggctggcggccatcttgtgtggtggtgctggattggcggccatcttgtgctgtggtgctgggctggcgaccatcttgggctgtggcgctggctcagcagctgtGACATGAACACTCTTGGGAATCTCTAAGATCTTTGATAGCGTAGTgaaataatccaagaatgagtcagcagccatcttgggcgttggcacTGAGCTGGCGGCCTTCTTGCACCGTGGCGCTGTACTGGTGATCACCTTGTTTTGTGGTGCTGTGTTGGCGTCCATCCTGCCTCGTGGTGCTGAACTAGTGGTTATCATGGGCAGTGGCACCACCGTGGCGGACGTGCGCTTCCTCTCTCCTCTCCGTCCGCCATGTTGAGATGGTGGCTCTGATCCAtcccacacgagccccgggtcgaagggaggccatggttgagagcggtgctgaatctcctctcgaccactccctcctctgcgacctcccctggtcccctggaaaaccaccaggcgagttccctcaaaTCCATTCCTctcccgctctgtggctggggaggagacataagcagacataccgctggttctctgtgtgacagagtccttctgtcacggccgGGATACAAGGAAACACGGTGAGAGAACCAAGTATGTCGTTTATTTAGGGTAAATCCAAAAGagaaacagtccaggcaggggtcaaaaccaaaacgtCAATCCAAAACATAAACAGACTAGGACACAAGACAAGTGCACGACTAGAGACGGACGTGAATAAACAAAgactctgtgacacatactaagacagaccgggttaaatacacaaggagaggCAAACGCTAATGGGAACCTGACAGAGTGTGATGATTAGTAattagtgacagctgggtgcaataattaagcaggGACGTGAGGAAAGTgattaatgaagtgacagacaccgtgggaaaagaggacatctagtggacacccagggaacacaacccagacactgtgacaaacttGTTGGTGTGTTCTCACAACAATCACAAACATTAGATTGAATGTTGCTGCAGCTGTATAAACACAGTTACATAAATGCATCTGCTTAGCATTTCACTCCTGCATAGAAATGTGAGGCGTTTAACACgcttattttaaaacatgtttatagTTGCTCATTTAGAAATGAATAAGGTCGGACCATGCAATATTCACAGAGAAATGAGTAAAAGAGATTTTCACTTTTTTCACAACGAGAAAATGAAGATTGCAACATGCttgttaatttattaaaagcACAATAAACTGTGCTAGAGAACTGCATTCTCTATTCACAAGCTTTCAGTTGGCCCTGTATGCATGTACAATATAATGCactatatttacatattacaCACTATGTATCAAAATGCCTGACTTGGCGTGTATTCAGGTAAAAACAGTCAAATATGTCTAAAGTGAGCATAAACAGTTGGGAGAAAATCAGATGTGTATCAATAAATTAAATCTGTGCATTCAGTGTTAAAGTGACAGCAACCTAATATACCTgctgctcttgactgaaaaacatttgtagcatatttaatttattcagtccctgcagttttattttatttcatatttaatgacTCCATTTTTTTGTAGTGTTTTGTACTTGAATAATTGGCTACatgaaaaaaactaataataatttgcGTCTTTGTTCTGGTATGTTTATTTGTCTTATTGCTTgtaatttgattttgtttttatcacggattgtttacttatttacttaattGCTTAAGAAGTTTTTACTTACAGTacttaattaatttacttaatttttttatgttgctgccttatgttaaactggattaaatttcctttttttccacatcaatctacactccatacaacataatggtaaagcaaaaaaaaaaaaaaaaaaaaaataggtttttaACATCTTAGcgaatttattaaaataaaataaattagttgattccattgcataagtaCTCATACCCTTATCTGGGACAGTTGACATTTAGCTCAGGAGTATTCATATTGCTTATAGATGTTACTACACGTTTAGtgaagttaacctgtggcaaattcaattgaatgggtatgatttggaaaggcacacacaTCTTAATTAAAGGTCTAACAGCTGATATTGCATATCACAGCAAAAACCTTAATGAAGTTGTGTGTTGTGGCTAAAATATTCCAAATAATTTTTCCtgtctttgttttctttctctgcaGGCTGAATAACAACAGAATTACAGAAAAAGGTTTTGCTGCTCTGACTTCAGTGTTTATTTCAAATCCCTCaaacctgatagagctggatctgagtggaAATAAACTAGGAAACACTGGGATCAAGAAGATCTGTATTTTGTTGAGAAATCCACAATGTAGCTTGAAGAAACTgaagtgtgtatttttattcatcGACATTTCTGCATGatagtatacatttataaatgtccaATTGATtagattaattgaaaaaaaataaaaaataaaataagatggcTATGGAagctaaaattataattttttaactgTGTTTAAAGAGAACTTTAGCTATTGTATGAAACTCAAATGAAGCAGGTGCTATTAATGCATTGGGTGTAGTACTTAACagctttttaatgtatatttagactttcagactgcagtatcactgaagaaggttataaaacTCTGACTTCATCTCTGAAGTCAAACTCAAACCTGATAGAggtggatctcacaggaaatgatcctggacaatCAGGAGTGCAGGGTCTCATTGATTTACTGAGAGGTGGATGCTGTAAATTAAAGACTGTCAGGTAATAAAAGCCTTTCAGTTTTTCGAAATAAGACAAAGacatattcagatgtgtgcaactagttaaatgtgacaaataaagCTAATGCAGAATTAGAATGACATGATTTACTGAATTGCTATCAAGCAAAACTGGTAATATTTATCACAATTATGACTAACACATTCTACTCTTTACTTTACTTTAGTACTACACTGGACCCATAAGGAGGATGGGAGCTGCAAAATACTTAAAATTCTAACAAAATTATCTAATTTAAAGTTTCCAAATGTTCTGCTTCCTGTAGGTTTTTGAAAAGTTCAGCTGCACAGGAAGCGTGTGACTATCTGAGTCAAGTTCTTGGTACAAATCCATTAGTACTAACGGAACTGGACCTGAGTGAAGATAAATTAGGAGATCTGGATGGAGAGAAACTCTCTGCTCTTTTGATGGACTCTCATAGCAAACTGGAGACAATGAAGTGAGTGAACATgatttataacttttattttgttcagtataAAGTACTGTCAGTCACGTGTGATCAGATATGAAAAGCTGCTGATCTCTTATGTGCTGAATATGTgctgaataataaataatgctgtttttgtgtttaGGCTGAATAATTGTAGGCTGACAGAGAAAAGCTGTTCAGTTCTAGCTACTGTTCTCTCCTCCAAAACCATCCTGAAAGAGATGAACCTGAACAACAGCCGTCTGCTGGACTCAGGAGTCAAAGTGATCTGTGAGGGACTGAAGAAATCTAAGCTAGAGATATTAAAGTGAGTGCAT is from Carassius gibelio isolate Cgi1373 ecotype wild population from Czech Republic chromosome B22, carGib1.2-hapl.c, whole genome shotgun sequence and encodes:
- the LOC127986829 gene encoding uncharacterized protein LOC127986829 — encoded protein: MAARPESRPKMAARPESWPKMAANPAPQHKMAASPVPQCKMATHPAPMPKLATSPEPRSKMAARPESWPKMAVNPAPQHKMAASPVPQHQMATCPESWPKMAACPTPLHRMTVTADPLESSQVPVDSPESSQVPVDSPESSQVPVDPPESSQVPVNSPESSQVPVNSPESSQVPVDPPESSQVPVDPPESSQVFVDLPESGLVTDDLPESGLATDDLPGSGLVTDDLPGSGLVTDDLPGSGLVTADLPGSGLVTADLPGSGLVTADLPGSGLVTADLPESSHW